The proteins below are encoded in one region of Myxococcales bacterium:
- a CDS encoding methionyl-tRNA formyltransferase, with protein MLRTIFMGTPDFAVPSLKALAELTEVVAVVSQPDRPSGRGMKLKATPVKAAAQSLGLSVYQPERVKNQAFLDWFKSQRADLAVVVAYGRILSKKILVAPSLGCLNVHASLLPRWRGAAPIQWAIFHGDQRTGVTLMQMDEGMDTGDILSQMSTDIGPNESTGELAIRLAELGGDILRRDLLAVANHAISARKQDEELVTMAPLISKSDGDIDWHKSASDIHNQIRAMHPWPCASTLARGKRIKIHRSRVLVSEGHSSEVGKVVRADEHGIEVVCGDGILVIEELQLEGRSKLKAGAFLSGYRLQAGDKLVS; from the coding sequence ATGTTACGCACAATTTTTATGGGTACCCCGGATTTTGCGGTGCCCAGCTTAAAAGCATTAGCTGAGTTGACCGAAGTCGTTGCTGTCGTCTCTCAACCCGACCGACCCTCTGGTCGAGGCATGAAGTTAAAGGCCACTCCCGTGAAGGCTGCAGCTCAATCATTGGGCCTTTCCGTCTATCAACCTGAGCGCGTAAAAAACCAAGCCTTTTTAGATTGGTTCAAATCACAACGGGCTGATCTTGCAGTTGTGGTTGCCTACGGACGTATCCTTAGCAAGAAAATTCTTGTTGCGCCTTCTTTGGGATGCTTGAACGTGCATGCATCGCTTCTGCCACGGTGGCGAGGTGCGGCGCCGATACAGTGGGCTATTTTTCATGGTGATCAACGTACGGGCGTGACCCTCATGCAAATGGATGAAGGTATGGACACCGGCGATATCCTCAGTCAGATGAGTACGGACATCGGTCCCAATGAAAGCACTGGCGAGCTTGCAATCCGGCTTGCCGAGCTTGGCGGTGATATTCTTAGGCGTGATCTGCTTGCTGTCGCCAATCATGCGATCTCGGCTCGAAAACAAGACGAAGAGCTTGTCACAATGGCGCCTTTGATCAGCAAAAGTGATGGCGATATCGATTGGCACAAATCTGCAAGCGATATTCACAATCAGATTCGAGCGATGCATCCTTGGCCGTGTGCAAGCACATTGGCTCGCGGAAAAAGAATTAAAATTCACCGTTCAAGAGTGTTAGTTTCCGAGGGACACAGCTCGGAAGTCGGCAAGGTAGTCCGGGCGGATGAGCACGGGATTGAAGTTGTGTGCGGTGATGGCATTTTAGTGATCGAAGAACTTCAACTTGAAGGCCGATCAAAGCTTAAAGCGGGTGCCTTTCTTAGTGGCTACCGCCTGCAGGCTGGAGACAAACTAGTATCATGA
- a CDS encoding cupin domain-containing protein, whose amino-acid sequence MKTAPIHVFPNGVKLIKWPHKQSPTPESMGQEMKNLGFKVYDLQTIDPWFERSRHSHDEEEIRGAVEGCTTFHFDEYPITIEGGDVLIIPAGVAHEVRSHNGNHFSAYKGSRSGARKVSELGDGKGSIEDLARQQQKV is encoded by the coding sequence ATGAAGACAGCACCCATTCACGTTTTTCCGAACGGCGTCAAACTCATAAAATGGCCTCACAAGCAAAGCCCCACGCCTGAGAGCATGGGACAAGAAATGAAAAACCTTGGCTTTAAAGTCTATGACTTGCAAACGATTGATCCTTGGTTTGAACGCAGCCGTCATAGTCACGACGAGGAAGAAATTCGCGGTGCCGTAGAAGGCTGCACAACGTTTCATTTTGATGAATACCCCATCACGATTGAAGGCGGCGATGTTTTAATTATTCCAGCGGGCGTAGCTCATGAAGTACGAAGTCACAATGGAAATCATTTTTCTGCCTATAAAGGTTCCCGCAGCGGCGCACGTAAAGTAAGCGAACTCGGTGACGGCAAAGGCAGTATCGAAGACTTGGCTAGGCAACAACAGAAAGTATGA
- a CDS encoding protein kinase, protein MQAANSNRSSSKRRDPYLGKVIAGRYRIEARLGEGGMGVVYRARHVLIERVVALKLIRPDLKSETHLRAWMLREARAANRVDHAHIVEIHDVGEAEDGELYLVMEYLIGASLASECARGVLPIARAVDIIEQMCAALARAHDLGVIHRDLKSENIMLTVRGGRRDFVKILDFGLAALARDPRLAPKGAVFGTPEYMSPEQARGDDAISLSDLYSLGVLFYEMVTGKLPFRSNDRETLLEMQRSAKPTPPRMLRADLPQAAEDIIMRLLEKDPAKRFRDGHHLQDELKAVQRALPPAHWDIHQSETPIAAPPPPPAPSPGVVEWGTRAAMFGRLLARGYANGGAPPEINEAMNTMWDLAAKASRLEGELASHSQKLDAIERRGRALRAEIGRKVEELAVEESRALRDAASEKKRLPIHNQMDAEQRLKTALKRVEELEHSGAQHDVQALRTVFEELGAAKANLDAVMLMAHDGENRINQRESIARDLRKQIEELRQQLRRYSESLESDLATGRERIAGRVREALNFERKFSEVSAQLLAHLRDRPECHELLEEMAREQSIVVEAPSNTPSGHSSQSNR, encoded by the coding sequence GTGCAGGCTGCCAATAGCAACCGCAGTTCATCAAAACGACGTGATCCATATCTAGGCAAAGTCATTGCCGGACGATACCGCATCGAGGCCAGACTGGGTGAAGGTGGCATGGGCGTCGTTTACCGAGCAAGACACGTTCTTATTGAACGCGTTGTCGCCCTAAAACTTATACGTCCTGATCTGAAAAGTGAGACGCACTTGCGAGCTTGGATGCTCCGCGAAGCACGTGCAGCCAACCGCGTGGACCATGCTCATATTGTGGAAATCCACGACGTCGGCGAAGCCGAAGACGGTGAACTGTATCTCGTTATGGAGTACCTAATTGGCGCTTCCTTAGCTTCGGAATGCGCAAGGGGCGTACTGCCCATTGCTCGGGCCGTTGATATCATCGAGCAGATGTGCGCAGCTCTGGCACGTGCCCACGATCTCGGTGTGATTCACCGTGATTTAAAGAGCGAAAACATCATGCTCACCGTACGCGGTGGACGCCGTGATTTTGTGAAGATTCTTGATTTTGGTTTGGCGGCTTTGGCACGAGACCCACGTCTCGCTCCTAAAGGAGCTGTGTTTGGAACACCAGAGTACATGTCACCCGAACAAGCACGTGGCGATGATGCTATATCACTTAGCGACTTGTATTCTCTGGGCGTGCTTTTCTATGAGATGGTGACAGGAAAGCTCCCCTTTCGATCCAACGATCGTGAAACACTTCTTGAAATGCAGCGAAGCGCCAAACCGACGCCTCCACGCATGCTTCGTGCCGATCTCCCTCAAGCGGCTGAGGACATCATCATGCGTTTGCTGGAAAAAGATCCGGCCAAACGCTTTCGAGATGGTCACCATCTGCAAGACGAACTCAAAGCGGTACAACGTGCCTTACCCCCTGCACACTGGGATATCCACCAGTCTGAAACGCCCATTGCTGCACCGCCACCTCCTCCTGCACCAAGCCCAGGCGTTGTTGAATGGGGCACGCGTGCTGCCATGTTTGGTCGTTTGCTAGCCCGTGGTTATGCAAATGGCGGCGCGCCACCGGAAATCAATGAAGCCATGAACACCATGTGGGACCTGGCCGCGAAAGCCTCCCGTCTCGAAGGAGAACTTGCAAGTCATTCCCAAAAACTTGATGCGATTGAACGTCGAGGACGCGCACTACGCGCCGAAATCGGTCGTAAAGTTGAAGAGCTTGCTGTCGAAGAATCCCGCGCCCTGCGCGATGCGGCCTCCGAGAAAAAACGTCTTCCAATCCACAATCAAATGGACGCAGAACAACGTTTGAAAACAGCCCTTAAACGCGTCGAAGAGCTCGAGCACAGCGGAGCTCAGCACGACGTGCAAGCGCTTCGAACAGTGTTTGAGGAACTGGGCGCAGCAAAAGCTAATTTGGATGCCGTAATGCTCATGGCTCATGACGGCGAAAACCGCATCAACCAACGTGAGTCGATAGCACGTGACCTACGCAAGCAAATTGAAGAACTTAGGCAACAATTGCGACGTTATAGCGAATCGCTTGAGAGTGATCTTGCGACCGGCCGTGAACGAATTGCTGGCCGAGTGCGTGAAGCGCTTAACTTTGAGCGAAAATTCAGCGAAGTCTCAGCCCAGCTTCTCGCCCATCTTCGCGACCGGCCCGAGTGCCATGAACTCCTTGAGGAAATGGCGCGAGAGCAGTCCATCGTTGTCGAAGCCCCGAGTAATACACCCTCGGGTCATTCATCACAAAGCAATAGGTAA
- a CDS encoding cob(I)yrinic acid a,c-diamide adenosyltransferase: MKIYTKGGDAGATGLLGGTRVSKADLRIETYGTIDELNTVLGMVLCDTKDQDARETLLRVQSELFTLGSELAISPEKKKTITIALLAEEAVTHLEQKIDAWDEILEPLKNFILPGGTRASAQLHYARAVCRRAERYLVRLNENEPLRPLVLSYVNRLSDFLFVFARYLNHQTETPEAIWCAPQK; this comes from the coding sequence ATGAAAATTTACACAAAAGGTGGCGACGCTGGCGCAACAGGTTTGCTTGGCGGAACGCGTGTTTCTAAAGCAGACTTGCGCATTGAGACCTATGGAACCATTGATGAACTCAACACCGTTCTAGGCATGGTGCTTTGTGACACAAAGGATCAAGATGCACGTGAAACCCTTCTTCGCGTTCAAAGTGAGCTGTTTACGCTGGGTTCCGAGCTCGCGATTAGCCCCGAAAAGAAAAAAACAATTACGATTGCCTTGCTTGCTGAAGAAGCCGTTACTCACCTCGAGCAGAAGATCGATGCATGGGATGAGATCCTGGAGCCTCTGAAAAACTTCATATTGCCTGGCGGGACCCGTGCTTCGGCCCAACTGCACTATGCAAGAGCGGTATGCCGACGAGCTGAACGCTATCTCGTTCGTTTGAACGAAAACGAGCCGCTGCGGCCTTTGGTCCTCAGCTACGTTAACCGTCTAAGTGATTTTCTATTTGTATTCGCCCGCTATCTAAACCATCAAACTGAAACCCCCGAAGCCATCTGGTGCGCTCCCCAAAAATAA
- a CDS encoding thymidine kinase translates to MHQLPRQGHIEVICGPMFSGKSETLIGRLRRSLIAKQRVQVFKPSVDDRYGEERIASHSELWLEAKATKDSTDLLTHVLPETKVVGIDEIQFFDDDVVGVVERLADQGKRVVVAGLDLDYSAKPFSIVAELLARAEFVTKTLAVCIQCGDVASRSQRLIASANRVVIGAKDAYEARCRHCHDPRAEVTTAQLFPDSEPLSN, encoded by the coding sequence ATGCATCAACTCCCTCGCCAAGGACACATCGAAGTCATTTGTGGTCCTATGTTTAGTGGAAAGAGTGAAACGTTGATCGGGCGTTTGCGACGCAGTTTGATTGCTAAGCAACGTGTCCAAGTGTTCAAACCAAGTGTTGATGATCGCTATGGCGAAGAACGCATTGCAAGTCATTCTGAACTTTGGCTTGAGGCCAAAGCGACGAAGGACTCAACCGATCTTTTAACGCATGTCCTTCCGGAAACCAAAGTTGTGGGCATCGATGAAATTCAGTTCTTCGATGACGATGTTGTGGGTGTGGTTGAGCGGCTTGCAGATCAAGGAAAGCGTGTGGTGGTTGCGGGCTTGGATTTGGACTACAGTGCTAAGCCCTTTTCGATCGTTGCTGAGCTCTTAGCCCGAGCGGAATTTGTCACCAAGACCCTAGCGGTTTGCATTCAGTGTGGTGATGTTGCCTCGCGTTCGCAGCGTTTGATTGCCTCGGCAAATCGCGTTGTTATCGGGGCGAAAGATGCTTACGAGGCGCGCTGTCGGCACTGCCATGACCCCCGAGCTGAAGTCACTACCGCTCAGTTGTTTCCAGATTCTGAACCGTTAAGCAATTGA
- a CDS encoding HAD-IA family hydrolase, with translation MLVAFDLDGTLEDSRSDMTEAVRRVRRMFALPAISNDAIRPHLSKGMQHLYLYCFAEIADTAHEFEKAKLAYLTDYSEHIATQTHLYSGIETSLNQLHKRYTLAVVTNKPEAISRQLLQTLGVLHLFDAVVGGDTCPHSKPHPEPLIHAAKLCGIDRLQNKVVMIGDSEGDVSMARQAEAKSIWCAWGYAQNPGERQPDAIAQKPSELPALVTQLLG, from the coding sequence ATGTTAGTCGCTTTTGATCTGGATGGAACGCTCGAAGATAGCCGCAGCGACATGACCGAGGCCGTACGACGTGTACGACGTATGTTCGCGTTGCCCGCGATATCAAATGACGCAATTCGTCCTCATCTAAGCAAAGGGATGCAGCACTTGTATCTGTATTGTTTTGCTGAAATCGCGGACACCGCGCACGAATTTGAAAAAGCAAAGTTAGCTTATCTCACCGATTATTCGGAGCATATCGCGACTCAGACTCACCTTTATTCAGGAATTGAAACAAGTCTCAACCAACTTCACAAGCGCTACACTTTGGCGGTTGTCACCAATAAACCAGAGGCCATTTCAAGACAGCTCCTTCAGACCTTGGGTGTTTTACATCTCTTTGATGCCGTAGTTGGCGGCGATACTTGCCCCCACAGCAAACCCCACCCTGAACCGCTGATTCACGCTGCCAAGCTTTGCGGCATCGATAGACTTCAAAACAAGGTTGTCATGATCGGCGATAGCGAAGGCGATGTTTCCATGGCTCGGCAAGCCGAGGCGAAATCCATCTGGTGCGCTTGGGGCTATGCACAAAACCCTGGCGAGCGCCAGCCCGATGCCATTGCGCAAAAGCCATCCGAACTGCCTGCACTTGTCACACAGCTACTTGGCTGA
- a CDS encoding ketoacyl-ACP synthase III → MTISSAILGVGHHVPDRIVSNDDLAKIMSTSDDWIRKRTGIAERRFIDPQSSCGASDLAVPAVTMACKRAGIAPSELDAIVFATLSPDYNFPGSGCLLQRKLGLSTVPALDIRNQCSGFLYGLQIADAWVRCGMYKHVCLVGAEVHSTGLDFSDKGRDVAVLFGDGAGAVIVGPAIRPQQGIIDIELHADGSGAKELWVEAPTSAHFPRIDHAMIDEGKQFPRMNGKQVFRWATEKMPEVSLSILKKNKIPLDDVDLFVPHQANMRINELVAKKLGINPDKVVHNIEKYGNTTAASIPMALSSAWEEEKALPGQLVLFAAFGSGFTWGSALVRL, encoded by the coding sequence ATGACTATCTCATCGGCGATATTGGGGGTCGGGCACCATGTACCCGATCGCATTGTCAGCAACGACGATCTCGCAAAGATCATGAGCACGAGCGATGACTGGATTCGGAAGCGCACTGGGATTGCTGAACGCAGATTCATCGATCCACAGAGCAGCTGTGGAGCAAGCGATCTGGCGGTACCGGCTGTAACCATGGCCTGTAAACGTGCTGGCATCGCCCCGAGCGAGCTCGATGCCATCGTTTTTGCAACGCTCTCACCTGACTATAACTTTCCTGGAAGTGGCTGCCTTTTGCAGCGCAAACTTGGACTAAGCACGGTGCCTGCTCTCGATATACGAAACCAATGCTCTGGCTTTCTTTATGGTTTGCAAATCGCGGATGCATGGGTGCGTTGCGGCATGTACAAGCATGTTTGCCTCGTCGGTGCTGAGGTGCATTCAACAGGTCTGGATTTTTCCGACAAGGGACGAGATGTAGCCGTTTTATTTGGAGATGGCGCCGGAGCCGTCATCGTAGGCCCTGCCATACGCCCACAGCAAGGCATCATCGATATCGAACTGCATGCGGATGGAAGCGGCGCTAAAGAACTTTGGGTTGAAGCACCAACAAGCGCGCATTTTCCCCGAATTGATCATGCTATGATTGATGAAGGAAAACAATTTCCCCGCATGAATGGAAAGCAGGTGTTTCGCTGGGCTACGGAAAAAATGCCTGAAGTCAGCCTCTCCATTCTGAAAAAAAATAAGATACCCCTTGATGACGTTGATCTCTTTGTTCCACATCAAGCCAACATGCGCATCAACGAACTGGTAGCCAAAAAACTAGGCATTAACCCAGACAAAGTGGTACACAATATTGAAAAATATGGAAATACCACGGCGGCCTCCATTCCAATGGCTCTCAGCAGTGCATGGGAAGAAGAAAAAGCTTTGCCCGGTCAGCTTGTATTATTTGCCGCTTTCGGTTCAGGTTTCACATGGGGCTCAGCATTGGTTAGACTCTAG
- a CDS encoding N-formylglutamate amidohydrolase — MTVFDYFHVNQPATDHALPVLVEVPHAGLAWPDAIAGGFEAKLNSIQTAADLYMDHACRSLTKSGATVVTALVSRMIVDFNRSADDLSLGILKSQSKLSPTCYGVLWTQDTKGNAVRSVPMLREEFRDCLDRFYFPYHRNLEVLLAQMKRKSRQVVFLAVHSMPSYSAPKMDVVLGSLKGKSGNTELLLRCADCCKLGRLRVGFDDPYQGGFSTRAYGKPEQGMHAIQIEFSRALYMDEDSLRPNEKRLEHIHLLLADLIATAADWVGSQIAEGASAMSESEERTSMR; from the coding sequence ATGACAGTTTTTGACTATTTTCATGTGAATCAGCCTGCTACGGATCACGCTTTGCCGGTGCTTGTTGAGGTTCCGCATGCCGGTTTGGCTTGGCCCGATGCGATCGCTGGAGGCTTTGAAGCGAAGCTTAACAGCATTCAAACTGCGGCGGATCTTTATATGGACCATGCGTGCCGTAGCTTGACTAAGAGTGGTGCCACGGTAGTGACTGCATTGGTTTCAAGAATGATTGTCGATTTTAACCGAAGCGCCGACGATCTAAGCCTTGGTATATTGAAAAGCCAAAGTAAGTTGTCACCGACCTGCTACGGGGTGCTTTGGACACAAGACACGAAAGGCAACGCAGTGCGATCGGTGCCGATGCTTCGTGAAGAGTTTAGGGACTGCTTGGATCGCTTCTACTTTCCTTACCATCGCAATCTGGAAGTGTTACTTGCTCAGATGAAAAGAAAAAGCCGGCAAGTCGTGTTTCTGGCCGTGCATTCGATGCCGAGTTACTCGGCTCCTAAGATGGATGTGGTGCTGGGAAGCCTAAAAGGCAAATCGGGGAACACCGAGCTTTTGTTGCGTTGTGCCGATTGTTGCAAGCTTGGAAGGCTTCGGGTTGGTTTTGATGATCCTTATCAGGGCGGTTTTAGTACACGAGCTTATGGAAAGCCTGAGCAAGGTATGCATGCCATTCAAATCGAGTTTAGCCGGGCGCTCTATATGGACGAGGACTCTTTGCGTCCAAATGAAAAGAGACTTGAGCATATACACTTATTGCTTGCCGATTTGATTGCTACCGCTGCTGACTGGGTTGGGTCTCAAATCGCAGAGGGCGCTTCGGCGATGAGCGAATCCGAAGAGCGTACTTCCATGCGGTAG
- a CDS encoding protein kinase: protein MEAQTFGPYALERRLDSGGMAEVFIARRTGPHGFVKRIALKRILPQYARNPEFIKMFVSEARWAAQLEHPNIVQVFDFGEQDGELFLAMELVDGTNVNKLLRITNTQHAAIPVDIILHIVHQSAQALAYAHRACDEAGKPLGIVHRDVSPANLLITRSGHVKLSDFGIVRAAGESTEAEPKQLRGKLGYMSPEQVLGSPLDSKSDVFTLCTVFAELLIAEPLFGVGSDLEILLRIRDADLRVLERSHRKIPSDVMDLLLQGLARRAKERIDSNFLVRELSHLLRRRGAANGPTRLAKYIVQVGLVGATGDFPTIDEAPSRPTELVPLGGYDNDDEDTARMMRQLDAISPAIYELKLQDGHEMGPVSFPKLVELITSGIVDSMTLVAKQGTGFRKAREFTEISRFVTSPAFRWDAEELANATKWGELGEGVLLSVVYQLLSKRETGVLHLRDEQRRKKIYFVDGRADFVVSTDKTELLGEYLITNKLCLRMEIEMALALLPRFGGRLGDALVGLNILRPVQLVRAVTDQVRSRFLEAFRWQAGQWAFVVGARSEEEAFPLGTDPHELLRDALFQVPATQIHSTLATGEFSGKMLLDLGALTASPFDLPDVWISVFRDFQEAAIATEVMQRHGPNTGLDEETIKRVVFFGASCGFLHPQAATPSSAK from the coding sequence GTGGAAGCTCAGACCTTCGGACCATACGCTCTTGAACGTCGACTCGACAGTGGCGGGATGGCGGAAGTTTTTATTGCTAGGCGCACTGGTCCGCATGGTTTTGTTAAACGCATTGCGCTAAAGCGCATCCTTCCTCAATACGCACGAAATCCTGAGTTTATTAAGATGTTTGTCAGCGAGGCTCGATGGGCTGCGCAACTTGAACATCCGAACATTGTCCAGGTTTTCGATTTTGGAGAACAAGACGGGGAATTGTTCTTGGCGATGGAGTTGGTGGACGGCACCAATGTTAATAAACTTTTACGTATTACGAATACGCAGCACGCTGCGATACCCGTCGATATTATCCTGCACATTGTTCATCAATCGGCTCAGGCCTTGGCCTACGCACACCGTGCTTGCGATGAAGCTGGCAAGCCACTTGGTATCGTGCACCGTGACGTGAGTCCGGCTAATCTTCTCATCACGCGCAGTGGCCATGTTAAGCTTAGCGATTTTGGAATTGTTCGAGCGGCGGGTGAAAGCACAGAAGCGGAACCAAAGCAGCTGCGCGGCAAACTAGGGTACATGTCTCCTGAACAGGTTCTCGGAAGCCCTCTCGATTCCAAAAGTGATGTGTTTACGCTGTGTACTGTGTTTGCTGAGCTCTTGATTGCTGAGCCCTTGTTTGGGGTGGGCAGCGATTTAGAAATTTTGCTTCGTATACGTGATGCTGATTTACGTGTGTTGGAACGAAGCCATCGTAAGATTCCCTCGGATGTCATGGACCTTTTGCTGCAGGGTTTAGCAAGGCGTGCAAAAGAGCGAATTGACTCAAACTTCCTGGTACGCGAGCTTTCTCATTTATTGCGCCGACGTGGCGCTGCAAACGGGCCGACTCGATTGGCAAAATATATCGTTCAAGTTGGTTTGGTTGGTGCGACCGGTGATTTTCCAACCATCGATGAGGCGCCTTCGAGACCCACCGAACTTGTGCCGCTGGGCGGGTATGATAACGACGATGAAGATACGGCACGCATGATGCGGCAACTCGATGCGATATCACCAGCCATCTATGAACTAAAGCTTCAGGACGGCCATGAAATGGGTCCAGTTAGTTTTCCCAAGCTTGTCGAACTTATTACGAGCGGAATTGTGGATAGCATGACGCTGGTTGCAAAGCAGGGGACTGGTTTTCGTAAGGCACGTGAGTTCACGGAGATTTCTCGCTTCGTGACTTCTCCAGCATTTCGTTGGGATGCTGAAGAACTTGCCAACGCAACAAAATGGGGTGAGCTCGGCGAAGGAGTTTTGCTCTCTGTGGTCTATCAGCTGCTGAGCAAACGTGAGACAGGCGTACTGCATTTAAGGGATGAGCAACGACGTAAGAAAATCTATTTTGTAGATGGTCGAGCAGACTTTGTTGTATCGACTGACAAAACAGAGCTTTTGGGCGAATATTTAATCACAAACAAGCTTTGTTTGCGGATGGAAATTGAAATGGCTTTGGCGCTGTTGCCGCGTTTCGGTGGTCGCTTGGGTGATGCCTTGGTAGGGCTAAACATCTTGCGTCCGGTGCAGTTGGTGCGTGCGGTAACCGATCAAGTTCGTTCTCGCTTCCTTGAAGCCTTTCGATGGCAGGCAGGTCAGTGGGCCTTTGTTGTCGGCGCGCGCAGCGAAGAAGAGGCCTTTCCGTTGGGGACCGATCCGCATGAGCTTCTTAGGGATGCTTTGTTTCAGGTTCCCGCCACCCAAATCCACTCAACACTTGCGACTGGTGAATTTTCCGGTAAAATGTTGCTTGATTTAGGTGCACTTACCGCTTCGCCTTTTGATTTACCTGACGTTTGGATTAGTGTTTTTCGTGATTTCCAAGAGGCAGCGATAGCAACAGAGGTCATGCAGAGGCATGGACCGAATACAGGTCTTGATGAAGAGACCATAAAACGTGTGGTTTTTTTCGGAGCATCATGTGGATTTCTTCATCCGCAGGCGGCTACGCCTAGCTCAGCCAAGTAG